One genomic region from Streptomyces sp. NBC_00582 encodes:
- a CDS encoding IS481 family transposase, giving the protein MSHRNARLTVHGRRLLVERVCGGRPVAHVAAEMGISRATAHKWIRRWRAEGELGLHDRPSRPLTTPHRTAAAVEARVCRLRQDRKLGPARLGPVLGLPPSTVHRILTRHGLNRLAHLDRPTGQLIRRYERDRPGELIHVDVKKLGRIPDGGGHKVLGRQAGRATRSGMGFDYIHSAVDDHSRLAYSEIHADEKAATCADFLRRAAAFFQTTGIDRIERVLTDNAWPYRKSFAWQQALADLGAAGKLTRAYRPQTNGKVERFNRTLLDEWAYLKPYTNNGERTAALADFLHTYNHHRCHTALGGQPPISRVNNAAGQYT; this is encoded by the coding sequence GTGTCCCACCGTAATGCCCGGTTGACCGTTCACGGCAGGCGGCTGCTCGTCGAACGTGTCTGCGGTGGCCGCCCGGTCGCGCATGTCGCGGCGGAAATGGGCATCTCGCGGGCCACGGCCCACAAGTGGATCCGCCGCTGGCGGGCGGAGGGCGAGCTGGGGCTGCACGACCGCCCCAGCCGTCCGCTGACGACACCCCACCGCACGGCGGCAGCGGTAGAGGCCCGCGTGTGCCGGCTGCGCCAGGACCGAAAACTGGGCCCCGCCCGCCTCGGCCCGGTCCTGGGCCTGCCCCCGTCGACCGTGCACCGCATCCTCACCCGCCACGGCCTCAACCGGCTTGCGCACCTGGACCGGCCCACCGGACAGCTCATCCGCCGCTACGAACGCGACCGGCCCGGCGAACTCATCCACGTCGACGTCAAGAAACTCGGCCGCATCCCCGACGGCGGCGGCCACAAGGTCCTGGGCCGTCAAGCGGGCCGGGCCACTCGCAGCGGGATGGGCTTCGACTACATCCACTCCGCCGTCGACGACCACAGCCGCCTCGCCTACAGCGAGATCCACGCGGACGAGAAGGCCGCCACCTGCGCAGACTTCCTCCGCCGGGCCGCGGCCTTCTTCCAGACCACGGGCATCGACCGCATCGAGCGGGTCCTGACCGACAACGCCTGGCCCTACCGCAAGAGCTTCGCCTGGCAGCAGGCGCTTGCCGACCTCGGCGCGGCCGGCAAGCTGACCCGCGCCTACCGGCCGCAGACTAACGGCAAGGTCGAACGCTTCAACCGCACCCTGCTCGACGAGTGGGCCTACCTCAAGCCCTACACGAACAACGGCGAGCGGACCGCGGCCCTGGCAGACTTTCTGCACACCTACAACCACCACCGCTGCCACACCGCACTCGGCGGTCAGCCACCGATCAGCCGTGTGAACAACGCTGCGGGTCAATACACCTAG
- a CDS encoding nucleoside hydrolase: protein MIERRPVPVIIDCDTGVDDALALLFAVRHPGLDLRAVTCVAGNTDVDGVVRNTLTVLDVAGAGDVPVARGAERPLIEPARSATVHGKDGMGDIAGLPAPARTAVDVDAVTLLRREILASPRPVTLIPTAPLTNIALLLRTHPEVTRNLERIVFMGGAVSVGNATPVAEFNVWHDPEAAAILLTAGVPITMYGLDVFRRVVVPGRDVRRLRASAEPGTRLAGDLLAHRPPAPGADADEDAGGLGDAGAVCAVVDPAGLTTRLLPVEVCLAPGPTRGQTIVDRRPPPPTGSGTHDGLREQALVDVGLDVDVERYARLYLGTVERD, encoded by the coding sequence ATGATCGAGCGTCGACCCGTCCCCGTGATCATCGACTGCGACACGGGGGTCGACGACGCCCTCGCGCTGCTGTTCGCCGTACGGCATCCCGGACTGGATCTGCGGGCGGTGACCTGTGTCGCCGGGAACACGGACGTCGACGGCGTGGTCCGCAACACCCTGACCGTGCTGGACGTGGCGGGCGCCGGGGACGTCCCGGTCGCGCGGGGCGCCGAGCGGCCGCTGATCGAGCCCGCCCGTTCGGCGACCGTGCACGGCAAGGACGGCATGGGCGACATCGCCGGTCTGCCCGCCCCGGCCCGTACCGCCGTCGACGTGGACGCGGTCACTCTGCTGCGCCGCGAGATCCTCGCCTCGCCCCGCCCGGTCACGCTGATCCCCACCGCGCCCCTGACCAACATCGCGCTGCTGCTGCGCACCCACCCCGAGGTCACCCGCAACCTCGAGCGGATCGTGTTCATGGGCGGCGCGGTGTCCGTCGGCAACGCCACGCCCGTCGCGGAGTTCAACGTGTGGCACGACCCGGAGGCGGCCGCGATCCTGCTCACGGCCGGGGTGCCGATCACCATGTACGGGCTGGACGTGTTCCGGCGGGTGGTGGTCCCGGGCAGGGACGTACGACGGCTGCGGGCGAGCGCGGAACCGGGCACCCGCCTGGCCGGCGATCTGCTGGCCCACCGTCCGCCCGCGCCCGGGGCGGACGCCGACGAGGACGCCGGGGGGCTCGGTGACGCGGGCGCGGTGTGCGCGGTGGTGGACCCGGCCGGCCTCACCACCCGGCTGCTCCCCGTGGAGGTGTGCCTGGCCCCCGGCCCGACCCGGGGCCAGACGATCGTCGACCGGCGCCCGCCGCCGCCCACCGGGTCCGGGACGCACGACGGCCTACGGGAGCAGGCCCTGGTGGACGTGGGCCTGGACGTGGACGTCGAGCGGTACGCCCGCCTGTACCTGGGGACCGTGGAGCGGGACTAG
- a CDS encoding GAF and ANTAR domain-containing protein produces MSDRGRERIAAVLADAVRDAEPSEVPERLCAAAVRLLPVSGAGVALWGEGIPVPLSASSARAEQLMEMQATLGDGPCLRAAETGAAVYASDLTAGRDAVRWPVFAQQAAAAGVRAVYALPLGGHMSCVGTLDLYRDVPGELAGDEVRTAQLVADVLTAALMALPLGEDDGLRPPGEEPWLSALATDHDVVHQAVGMVMAQLGIDAGEALARLRAHAFAQGRTVLDEGREVVGRRTRLDDRD; encoded by the coding sequence GTGTCCGACCGGGGCCGTGAGCGCATAGCGGCAGTACTCGCCGACGCGGTGCGCGATGCCGAACCCTCCGAGGTGCCCGAGCGGCTGTGCGCCGCCGCCGTGCGGCTGCTGCCGGTGAGCGGGGCGGGCGTGGCGCTGTGGGGCGAGGGGATACCCGTACCGTTGAGCGCGAGCAGCGCCCGGGCCGAGCAGCTCATGGAGATGCAGGCGACCCTGGGCGACGGGCCCTGTCTGCGGGCCGCCGAGACCGGTGCGGCCGTGTACGCCTCCGATCTGACGGCGGGCCGGGACGCCGTCCGCTGGCCCGTCTTCGCCCAGCAGGCCGCGGCGGCCGGGGTGCGCGCGGTGTACGCGCTGCCGCTCGGCGGCCACATGTCCTGCGTGGGGACCCTCGACCTCTACCGGGACGTCCCCGGTGAACTGGCCGGTGACGAGGTGCGGACGGCCCAGCTCGTGGCGGACGTGCTGACGGCGGCGCTGATGGCGCTGCCGCTCGGGGAGGACGACGGTCTGCGCCCGCCCGGTGAGGAGCCCTGGCTGAGCGCCCTCGCCACCGATCACGACGTCGTCCACCAGGCCGTGGGGATGGTCATGGCCCAGCTCGGCATCGACGCCGGGGAGGCGCTGGCCCGGCTGCGGGCCCACGCCTTCGCACAGGGTCGCACGGTCCTCGACGAGGGCCGTGAGGTGGTCGGCCGGCGCACCCGTCTCGACGACCGCGACTGA
- a CDS encoding helix-turn-helix domain-containing protein yields the protein MGERDEPEVIGRRVQRLRVERGLTQRQLAEPTYTPAYVSTLEAGRVRPSDEALRHIAERLGVDFQELATGRSARLVTDLRLRLTEAQRALATGEAQEAAAQYAVLLTEAEEHGLAEEQAGALLGLGECEISTGDLEKARQYFERAEACLADAPLPVRVPALRGRAVAHYLAGELRYAVYLLESTLDELNRGGLHDPDALLLLYASVIGPYMDMGAQARAAQAAEFALALAPQVADPALVARMHRSVARTLLAEGRLAEADASLAKAAELYRQLQLRTELANCHWMRGYVYAQNGELERAEEELKQAQAMLAAQRATLYGSQVAVELADVLHRRGRSQEAAALLHGVLGDLSSERGAVHSAAAHRLLGIIAEDARDTEAAEEHYVRALSLLERAGAAGDLADLCRLLGDLLRRTGRVEAALDAYRTGLGHRTAPGTTTLGPAPAQPPL from the coding sequence GTGGGAGAACGGGACGAACCGGAGGTCATCGGGCGGCGCGTGCAGCGGTTGCGCGTCGAACGCGGGCTGACCCAGAGACAGTTGGCGGAGCCTACGTACACGCCCGCCTATGTCTCCACGCTGGAGGCCGGCCGGGTGCGGCCCTCCGACGAGGCGCTGCGGCACATCGCCGAGCGGCTCGGTGTGGACTTCCAGGAACTGGCGACCGGGCGTTCCGCCCGCCTCGTCACCGATCTGCGGCTCCGTCTCACCGAGGCCCAGCGGGCCCTGGCCACCGGTGAGGCCCAGGAGGCCGCCGCCCAGTACGCCGTCCTGCTCACCGAGGCCGAGGAGCACGGGCTCGCCGAGGAACAGGCCGGCGCGCTGCTCGGGCTCGGCGAGTGCGAGATCTCCACCGGTGACCTGGAGAAGGCCCGCCAGTACTTCGAACGGGCCGAGGCGTGCCTGGCCGACGCCCCGCTGCCGGTCCGTGTCCCCGCCCTGCGCGGGCGCGCCGTCGCCCACTATCTCGCCGGGGAACTCCGGTACGCCGTCTATCTGCTGGAGTCCACCCTCGACGAGCTCAACCGGGGCGGACTGCACGACCCCGACGCGCTGCTCCTCCTCTACGCCTCCGTGATCGGCCCGTACATGGACATGGGCGCGCAGGCCCGCGCCGCTCAGGCCGCCGAGTTCGCGCTCGCCCTCGCCCCGCAGGTCGCCGACCCCGCGCTGGTCGCCCGGATGCACCGCTCCGTCGCCCGCACCCTCCTCGCCGAGGGCCGTCTCGCCGAGGCGGACGCCTCCCTCGCCAAGGCCGCCGAGCTGTACCGCCAGCTCCAACTGCGCACCGAACTCGCCAACTGCCACTGGATGCGCGGGTACGTCTACGCCCAGAACGGCGAACTGGAGCGCGCCGAGGAGGAGTTGAAGCAGGCCCAGGCCATGCTCGCCGCCCAGCGCGCCACCCTCTACGGCAGTCAGGTCGCCGTCGAGCTGGCCGACGTACTGCACCGCAGGGGCCGTTCCCAGGAGGCAGCCGCCCTGCTGCACGGCGTCCTCGGCGACCTCTCCTCCGAGCGCGGCGCCGTCCACTCCGCCGCCGCGCACCGCCTCCTCGGCATCATCGCGGAGGACGCACGGGACACGGAGGCGGCCGAGGAGCACTACGTCCGCGCCCTGAGCCTCCTGGAACGCGCGGGAGCGGCCGGCGACCTCGCCGACCTGTGCCGCCTCCTGGGAGACCTGCTCCGCCGCACAGGCCGCGTCGAGGCTGCCCTGGACGCCTACCGCACCGGCCTGGGCCACCGCACGGCCCCCGGTACCACCACCCTGGGACCCGCCCCGGCCCAGCCCCCGCTGTAG
- a CDS encoding PP2C family protein-serine/threonine phosphatase, producing MERDTRPARARRRDVLQRHQLLQVRGRSVTWLVPLAVLVAISLADYNSTGEFRIVSWCVFVSAIASALCGVWTTALFAVLALVVYVVSDTAWPSEYREGPADFVLVLVGGVLSVLASSVRVRGERRMLHMMDIAETTRRTVLRPLPPLFGGLDHAAVYLAADADARVGGDFYDIQPGPHGTRILLGDVQGKGLGAVEAAAALLGTFREAAYHEADLAVVAARLETRMLRHRLHTAALGREEGDRFATAVLIGFPARERGVVEVVGFGHEPPLVVSGAGVRPLACGDGLPLGLGDLAGAGRRTVGAGGAAVLRVAVAAGETLLLVTDGVTEARDVGGEFYPLADEVTAAVRRDARTARPGPLVAFVRERTLRHCGGRLADDTTIFAVRRATPGDEGPVGGRLSA from the coding sequence ATGGAGCGGGACACCCGCCCTGCCCGGGCCCGGCGCCGGGACGTCCTGCAACGTCATCAGTTGCTGCAGGTCCGGGGGCGCAGCGTCACCTGGCTGGTGCCGCTGGCGGTGCTCGTCGCCATCAGCCTCGCCGACTACAACTCCACCGGTGAGTTCCGGATCGTGTCGTGGTGCGTGTTCGTCTCCGCGATCGCCTCCGCCCTGTGCGGGGTGTGGACGACGGCCCTCTTCGCGGTCCTCGCCCTCGTCGTCTACGTCGTCAGCGACACCGCCTGGCCCAGCGAGTACCGGGAGGGCCCGGCCGACTTCGTGCTCGTCCTCGTCGGCGGGGTGCTGTCGGTGCTCGCCTCCTCGGTCCGGGTGCGCGGCGAGCGGCGGATGCTGCACATGATGGACATCGCGGAGACGACCCGGCGCACGGTGCTGCGCCCGCTGCCGCCGCTCTTCGGGGGCCTGGACCACGCGGCCGTGTATCTCGCCGCCGACGCCGACGCCCGCGTGGGCGGCGACTTCTACGACATCCAGCCCGGCCCGCACGGCACCCGGATCCTCCTCGGGGACGTCCAGGGCAAGGGACTGGGCGCGGTGGAGGCGGCGGCCGCGCTGCTCGGCACGTTCCGTGAGGCGGCGTACCACGAGGCGGACCTGGCGGTGGTCGCCGCGCGCCTGGAGACCCGGATGCTGCGGCACCGGCTGCACACGGCGGCGCTGGGCCGGGAGGAGGGGGACCGGTTCGCCACGGCCGTCCTCATCGGGTTTCCCGCGCGGGAACGCGGGGTGGTCGAGGTGGTCGGCTTCGGCCATGAGCCGCCGCTCGTGGTGAGCGGGGCGGGGGTGCGACCGCTGGCGTGCGGGGACGGGCTGCCGCTGGGCCTCGGGGACCTCGCGGGCGCGGGCCGGCGGACGGTCGGGGCGGGCGGCGCGGCGGTGCTGCGGGTGGCGGTCGCCGCAGGGGAGACCTTGCTGCTGGTCACGGACGGGGTGACGGAGGCGCGGGACGTCGGCGGGGAGTTCTATCCGCTGGCCGACGAGGTCACCGCGGCGGTACGGCGGGACGCGCGCACGGCCCGGCCCGGGCCTCTGGTGGCCTTCGTCCGGGAGCGCACGCTGCGGCACTGCGGGGGACGGCTCGCGGACGACACCACGATCTTCGCGGTGCGCAGGGCGACGCCGGGCGACGAAGGCCCCGTTGGGGGACGTTTGTCCGCCTGA
- a CDS encoding SH3 domain-containing protein: MRTTPALRTLAAALLTGGTLAATAAGTSAAAAPPTGDSGGPVVGTVVSRTDLNVRQQPTTHSAVVTSLEPGTHDLVQCRVKGQSVNGNPYWYWLYDAQGWANASFVDVRGARVPACADPCPQWKNGDWTNWDAPFTNSSSSVSGSGSFSFSGSWSFSVSGTSQTSSGGWEWIPVGR; the protein is encoded by the coding sequence ATGCGCACCACTCCGGCCCTGCGGACTCTGGCCGCGGCCCTGCTCACCGGTGGCACCCTCGCCGCGACCGCGGCGGGAACCTCGGCGGCGGCAGCCCCGCCGACCGGCGACAGCGGCGGACCCGTCGTGGGTACCGTCGTCTCCCGCACCGACCTGAACGTGCGACAGCAGCCCACCACGCACTCCGCCGTCGTCACCAGCCTCGAACCCGGCACCCACGACCTGGTGCAGTGCCGCGTCAAGGGGCAGAGCGTCAACGGCAACCCGTACTGGTACTGGCTCTACGACGCCCAGGGCTGGGCCAACGCCTCGTTCGTGGACGTCCGCGGCGCGCGCGTACCGGCCTGCGCCGACCCGTGCCCGCAGTGGAAGAACGGGGACTGGACCAACTGGGACGCCCCCTTCACCAACAGTTCGTCCAGCGTCTCGGGCTCCGGCTCGTTCAGCTTCTCGGGCTCCTGGAGCTTCAGCGTCTCCGGAACGTCACAGACCTCGTCGGGTGGCTGGGAGTGGATCCCGGTCGGCCGGTGA
- a CDS encoding aminotransferase-like domain-containing protein, which produces MGDFRDIADRIAGDIASGRLRPGQQLPPQRWFARRHRIAPSTAGRIYGELVRRGLVVGEVGRGTFVRAAPEAEQGRALTEPRTRGAGAPVDLELNYPLVPGQSELLAPALAPLLRPDVLTEASRAVAATGTAAAREAAARLLALPGWRPAPDRFLFTGNARQAIAAALASLVRPGGRVGVEELTYPLVKEIAGRLGVVLVPLAGDDEGGVRPDALRAAHRAAPLSALYLQPTLHNPTSATTTEARKHELAVTVGDLGVPVVEDRIWSFLHPDAVPFAAHAPALTHVVDGLSKRVAPGLTVGFLVVPHGRVEAVGAAVRSGGWSAGRFAVEAAVRWVEEGIVERLVEEKRADAAQRQALLAETLAGFRARTDPRAYFAWWELPAPWRADTFTAVAAAHGIAVTPGTAFSVDPRRTPDAVRLGLASAPQAELRRALRTLAAVAAAGPPATDR; this is translated from the coding sequence ATGGGGGACTTCCGGGACATCGCCGACCGGATCGCCGGGGACATCGCCTCGGGACGGCTGCGGCCGGGCCAACAACTGCCCCCACAGCGGTGGTTCGCGCGCCGGCACCGCATCGCGCCGTCCACCGCGGGGCGGATCTACGGCGAACTCGTGCGGCGCGGACTGGTCGTGGGCGAGGTCGGGCGGGGCACCTTCGTCCGCGCCGCACCGGAGGCGGAGCAGGGGCGGGCCCTCACCGAACCCCGGACCCGGGGTGCCGGCGCCCCCGTCGATCTGGAGCTCAACTACCCCCTTGTCCCGGGCCAGTCCGAGCTGCTCGCACCCGCTCTCGCGCCCCTGCTGCGGCCCGATGTGCTGACGGAGGCCTCGCGGGCGGTCGCCGCCACCGGGACCGCCGCCGCCCGGGAGGCCGCCGCCCGGCTGCTCGCCCTGCCCGGCTGGCGGCCCGCACCCGACCGGTTCCTGTTCACCGGCAACGCCCGGCAGGCCATCGCCGCCGCCCTGGCCTCCCTTGTGCGGCCCGGCGGCCGGGTCGGGGTGGAGGAGCTGACGTATCCGCTGGTCAAGGAGATCGCCGGACGGCTCGGCGTGGTGCTGGTGCCGCTGGCCGGGGACGACGAGGGCGGGGTGCGGCCCGACGCGCTGCGCGCCGCCCATCGCGCCGCGCCCCTGTCCGCGCTCTACCTCCAGCCGACCCTGCACAACCCGACCTCGGCCACCACGACCGAGGCACGCAAGCACGAACTCGCCGTGACGGTCGGCGACTTGGGGGTTCCCGTGGTGGAGGACCGCATCTGGTCCTTCCTCCACCCCGACGCCGTCCCCTTCGCCGCCCACGCGCCCGCCCTCACCCATGTCGTCGACGGGCTGTCCAAACGGGTCGCGCCGGGGCTCACCGTCGGCTTCCTCGTCGTACCGCACGGGCGGGTGGAGGCCGTGGGGGCCGCCGTGCGGTCCGGCGGGTGGAGCGCGGGGCGGTTCGCGGTGGAGGCGGCCGTGCGGTGGGTGGAGGAGGGGATCGTCGAGCGGCTCGTCGAGGAGAAGAGGGCGGACGCGGCCCAACGGCAGGCGCTCCTCGCCGAGACGCTCGCGGGGTTCCGCGCACGAACCGACCCGCGCGCCTATTTCGCCTGGTGGGAGCTGCCCGCCCCGTGGCGCGCGGACACCTTCACGGCCGTCGCGGCCGCGCACGGCATCGCCGTCACCCCGGGCACCGCCTTCTCCGTGGACCCGCGCCGCACCCCGGACGCGGTCAGGCTCGGGCTCGCGTCGGCTCCGCAGGCGGAGTTGCGGCGGGCGCTGCGGACGCTCGCCGCAGTCGCAGCAGCCGGGCCGCCCGCCACTGACCGGTGA
- a CDS encoding alpha/beta fold hydrolase, which produces MTPFLAYEDKGDAHSPRLPLVLVHGHPFDRTMWAPQIEAFAPSRRVIAPDLRGYGASPVVPGTTLLSDFTEDIAALLDELKVEEFVLAGLSMGGQIALDCYGRFPDRVRGLVLADTFPDPETPAGRLARNETADRLLAEGLRGYADEVLERMVAPYADAPVKAHVHRMMTGTSPEGAAAALRGRAERPDYRPLLPRVTAPALVVVGADDTYTPVTDARAMHAALPDAVLHVVEGAAHLPNLERPEEFNRALAAFLDRIDAA; this is translated from the coding sequence ATGACCCCCTTCCTCGCATACGAGGACAAAGGTGACGCCCATTCCCCGCGGCTGCCCCTCGTCCTCGTCCACGGCCATCCCTTCGACCGCACGATGTGGGCCCCGCAGATTGAGGCGTTCGCCCCAAGCCGCCGGGTGATCGCCCCCGATCTGCGCGGCTACGGCGCCTCCCCGGTCGTCCCCGGCACCACCCTGCTCTCCGACTTCACCGAGGACATCGCCGCGCTGCTGGACGAGCTGAAGGTGGAGGAGTTCGTGCTGGCGGGCCTGTCGATGGGCGGCCAGATCGCGCTGGACTGCTACGGGCGGTTCCCCGACCGCGTCCGGGGCCTGGTGCTCGCCGACACCTTCCCCGACCCCGAGACGCCCGCCGGCCGGCTCGCCCGCAACGAGACGGCCGACCGCCTCCTCGCCGAGGGCCTGCGCGGTTACGCCGACGAGGTCCTGGAGCGGATGGTCGCCCCCTACGCCGACGCGCCCGTCAAGGCGCACGTCCACCGCATGATGACCGGCACCTCCCCCGAGGGCGCCGCGGCGGCCCTGCGCGGCCGGGCCGAACGCCCCGACTACCGCCCCCTCCTGCCCCGCGTCACCGCCCCCGCCCTGGTCGTGGTGGGTGCCGACGACACGTACACCCCCGTGACGGACGCGCGGGCGATGCACGCGGCCCTCCCCGACGCGGTCCTGCACGTCGTCGAGGGCGCGGCCCACCTGCCGAACCTGGAACGCCCCGAGGAGTTCAACAGGGCCCTGGCGGCCTTCCTGGACCGGATCGACGCGGCGTAA
- a CDS encoding ADP-ribosylation/crystallin J1 yields the protein MNTVPKKATTPNRTTTLWRPTGPEELALVEASGWTAWPPRLPEQPIFYPVLNEDYAVRIARDWNVPASGRGYVTRFEVDTEFLRRYPVRQAGGETILELWVPAEELDDFNAHIVGRIEVVREFG from the coding sequence ATGAACACCGTGCCGAAGAAGGCCACGACGCCGAACAGGACGACCACTCTCTGGCGCCCCACCGGGCCCGAGGAGCTGGCGCTCGTGGAGGCGTCCGGGTGGACGGCGTGGCCGCCCCGGCTGCCCGAGCAGCCGATCTTCTACCCGGTGCTGAACGAGGACTACGCGGTGCGGATCGCCCGGGACTGGAACGTGCCCGCCTCCGGCCGCGGATACGTCACGCGGTTCGAGGTCGACACGGAGTTCCTGCGGAGGTACCCGGTGCGGCAGGCCGGGGGAGAGACCATCCTGGAGCTGTGGGTACCCGCGGAGGAGCTCGATGACTTCAACGCGCACATCGTCGGGCGCATCGAGGTCGTCCGGGAGTTCGGCTGA